A genomic region of Bacteroidia bacterium contains the following coding sequences:
- a CDS encoding ATP-dependent Clp protease adaptor ClpS: MSFHIYNSDTETLTEKKVDTGTTDGMKLVVYNDDFHTFDFVIESLVQVCAHPPEQAEQLTLQIHFKGRAIVKTGDEEMLSPMHRALCERQLTAEIQ; this comes from the coding sequence ATGTCGTTCCATATTTATAATTCCGATACAGAAACATTAACGGAGAAAAAGGTTGATACCGGCACTACTGATGGAATGAAGCTGGTGGTATATAATGACGATTTCCACACTTTTGATTTCGTAATAGAAAGCCTGGTACAAGTATGTGCTCACCCGCCCGAACAGGCCGAACAATTGACCCTGCAAATCCATTTTAAAGGGCGGGCAATTGTTAAAACGGGGGATGAAGAAATGCTTTCACCCATGCATCGTGCGCTCTGCGAACGACAACTGACAGCCGAAATCCAATAA